A genome region from Brassica oleracea var. oleracea cultivar TO1000 chromosome C2, BOL, whole genome shotgun sequence includes the following:
- the LOC106326639 gene encoding early nodulin-like protein 1, which yields MFLWLVTFLMISASVSSLEYKLHWEVPPANASTSFNDWASSKRFQVGDIIRFKYKKDSVMQVTKECYKQCNSSHPRFYSNTGKTRFMFDHSVPYYFISGTSGHCEKGQKMIVEVISNDRTTTSSAPPATMIVWFCFFSFTLYLVA from the exons ATGTTTCTTTGGCTGGTTACTTTCTTAATGATTTCAGCTTCTGTCTCTTCCCTTGAATACAAACTCCATTGGGAAGTTCCTCCTGCAAATGCTTCTACAAGTTTCAATGATTGGGCTTCCAGTAAACGGTTTCAAGTTGGAGACATCATTC GATTTAAGTACAAGAAAGATTCGGTGATGCAAGTAACGAAGGAGTGCTACAAGCAATGCAATTCGTCGCACCCGAGGTTCTACTCGAACACGGGCAAGACCCGATTCATGTTTGATCA CTCAGTTCCTTACTATTTCATAAGTGGAACGTCGGGTCACTGCGAAAAAGGTCAGAAAATGATCGTTGAGGTCATATCTAACGACCGGACCACAACATCTTCTGCTCCTCCGGCTACAATGATTGTTTGGTTCTGTTTCTTCAGCTTCACGTTATATCTTGTAGCTTAG